In Leucoraja erinacea ecotype New England chromosome 12, Leri_hhj_1, whole genome shotgun sequence, one DNA window encodes the following:
- the LOC129702008 gene encoding LOW QUALITY PROTEIN: POU domain, class 3, transcription factor 4-like (The sequence of the model RefSeq protein was modified relative to this genomic sequence to represent the inferred CDS: deleted 1 base in 1 codon) — protein sequence MATAASNLYMPSASILASNSIVATDSQGMQQAGTFRAHQKLIQSDYLQGLPTNGLPLSHQWVTSLPEGSPWTTTTISASPLGQQDVKPGRDDLHVGVTMHHRSPHIAHHSPHANHPGAWGTAAAHNPSISSAGQPLNIYSQPAFTVNGMLDQVGPLPPPPPGQSMHPGLRDSAEHGDLSQHHCHDQSDEETPTSDELEQFAKLFKQRRIKLGFTQADVGLALGTLYGNVFSQTTICRFEALQLSFKNMCKLKPLLNKWLEEADSTTGSPTSIDKIAAQGRKRKKRTSIEVSVKGALETHFLKCPKPAAQEISGLADSLQLEKEVVRVWFCNRRQKEKRMTPPGIHQQDEVFSHNVDTDTPSHHDL from the exons ATGGCCACGGCCGCTTCCAACCTCTACATGCCGAGCGCCAGCATCCTCGCGTCCAATTCCATCGTTGCCACCGACTCTCAGGGCATGCAGCAAGCGGGGACCTTCCGTGCCCACCAGAAACTCATCCAAAGTGATTATCTCCAGGGGTTGCCCACCAACGGGCTCCCGCTCTCGCATCAGTGGGTCACGTCGCTGCCAGAAGGTAGTCCGTggaccaccaccaccatctcgGCTTCTCCCCTAGGCCAACAGGACGTGAAACCCGGCCGCGACGACCTCCACGTCGGGGTGACCATGCACCACCGGTCTCCGCACATCGCCCACCACTCGCCCCACGCCAACCACCCCGGCGCTTGGGGCACGGCGGCGGCTCACAACCCGTCCATCAGCTCTGCCGGGCAACCCCTCAACATCTACAGCCAGCCAGCCTTCACGGTCAACGGGATGCTGGATCAGGTCGGTCCGctaccgccgccgccgcccggcCAGTCCATGCACCCGGGTTTACGGGACAGCGCCGAGCACGGGGACTTGAGCCAGCACCATTGTCACGACCAGTCGGACGAGGAGACCCCCACGTCCGACGAGCTGGAACAATTCGCCAAACTGTTCAAACAGAGGAGGATTAAACTGGGCTTCACCCAGGCAGACGTGGGACTGGCGTTGGGAACTTTGTATGGAAATGTCTTCTCTCAGACCACCATCTGCAGGTTCGAAGCGCTGCAACTCAGCTTCAAGAACATGTGCAAACTCAAACCCTTGCTGAACAAGTGGCTGGAGGAAGCAGACTCCACCACTGGCAGCCCGACCAGCATCGACAAAATCGCCGCTCAGGGCAGGAAGCGAAAGAAACGGACGTCGATAGAGGTGAGTGTGAAAGGGGCGCTGGAAACACACTTTCTCAAATGT CCCAAACCCGCTGCCCAGGAGATCTCCGGCCTGGCCGACAGCTTGCAGTTGGAGAAAGAAGTTGTCCGCGTCTGGTTCTGTAACAGAAGGCAGAAGGAGAAGCGCATGACCCCGCCCGGCATCCACCAACAGGACGAGGTGTTCTCACACAATGTTGACACAGACACGCCGTCTCATCACGATCTCTAA